One genomic region from Sphingobacterium multivorum encodes:
- a CDS encoding glycosyltransferase — MEKKRILFIAHDALAYGANQSLMNIISVLRDNNIYVKVLFPRNGIICDIFDNKGWDYSIIRYRNELRPAVTNLKSRIKIFRSFCYKKYVNTLAKREISALIKRENINIIHSNSGVLSIGAEIASKLNIKHIWHLREFIHPNYGLYLFTQLGDYKRKIQGSTNLLCVSNKVAEEFDITDKATVIYDAIRKNMKYSASQFKEDYFLFCGSLHKNKGIEEAIMAIKSISLQHQEVKLLIVGEGTSEYERYLRNLINELSLNENIYFLGFRTDIDELMAKAKALLMCSRNEALGRVTAEAMLNYCLVLGFDDGGTSELIKDRKTGLLYNSIEKLVTLMSEVIENTNQFNQIVDNAADFARSNFLERAFGISLIKYYDSLK; from the coding sequence ATGGAAAAAAAGAGAATTTTATTTATCGCACATGATGCACTTGCATACGGAGCTAATCAGTCATTAATGAACATTATATCTGTTCTCAGAGATAACAATATCTATGTGAAAGTGTTGTTTCCAAGAAATGGTATTATTTGTGACATTTTTGATAACAAAGGCTGGGATTATTCGATTATTCGATATCGAAATGAGCTTCGCCCTGCAGTTACTAATTTGAAAAGTCGTATAAAGATTTTTCGAAGTTTTTGTTACAAAAAATATGTGAATACTCTGGCAAAGAGGGAAATTTCAGCTCTTATTAAAAGAGAAAATATTAATATAATCCATTCAAACTCTGGAGTGCTATCGATCGGTGCTGAAATAGCTAGCAAATTGAATATAAAACATATATGGCATTTAAGGGAATTTATACACCCTAATTATGGATTATATTTATTTACTCAGTTAGGCGACTATAAAAGAAAAATTCAAGGCTCCACCAATTTGCTTTGTGTTAGTAATAAAGTAGCAGAAGAATTTGATATTACTGATAAAGCGACAGTAATATACGATGCTATTAGAAAAAACATGAAATATTCCGCATCTCAATTTAAAGAGGATTATTTTCTTTTTTGTGGCTCTTTACATAAGAATAAAGGGATTGAAGAAGCAATAATGGCAATAAAGTCTATTTCATTGCAACATCAAGAAGTTAAGTTACTAATCGTTGGGGAAGGAACTTCTGAATATGAAAGATATCTAAGAAATTTGATCAATGAACTGAGCTTGAATGAAAATATTTATTTTTTAGGGTTTCGGACTGATATTGATGAACTTATGGCAAAAGCAAAGGCCCTTTTGATGTGCTCTAGAAATGAGGCTTTAGGTAGAGTGACTGCTGAAGCCATGTTAAATTATTGTTTGGTCCTGGGGTTTGATGATGGAGGAACCTCAGAACTAATTAAAGATAGAAAGACAGGCCTATTATATAATAGTATAGAAAAGCTTGTAACTTTAATGAGTGAAGTAATTGAAAATACAAATCAATTTAATCAAATTGTGGACAACGCAGCAGATTTTGCGAGATCAAATTTTTTAGAAAGAGCTTTTGGCATCAGTTTAATAAAATATTACGACAGTTTAAAATAA
- a CDS encoding glycosyltransferase WbsX family protein, which yields MQEKVRLIASYLPQFQPIKENDEWWGKGFTEWTNVGKAKPLFKDHYQPRVPADLGYYDLRLPQVRMEQAEMARKYGIEGFCYWHYWFGGGKRILEKTFDEVLNSKEPDFPFCLAWANETWTGTWHGLKDQILMEQQYLGEDDYRKHFELVLPAFKDTRYITVDDKPIFLLYRPLDFKDVSIFIKLWNTWAKEEGLNGVYFIGQVTTPVDIPRVLECGFDAVNAVRLTEYMRLKTSIIERGLIKVSGSLRKFKYEDFLPYFTGKEDREINCIPTLIPNWDHSPRSGKRALILTESNPQLFGKHVNDVFKNIAHKPQDKRIAFIKSWNEWGEGNYLEPDMVYGLGYLEELKLQLEKL from the coding sequence ATGCAAGAAAAGGTTAGATTAATTGCCTCATATTTACCTCAATTTCAGCCAATAAAGGAAAACGACGAGTGGTGGGGAAAAGGTTTTACGGAATGGACAAATGTTGGGAAGGCAAAACCTTTATTTAAAGATCATTATCAGCCTAGGGTTCCTGCCGATCTCGGATATTATGATTTAAGGTTGCCCCAAGTCCGAATGGAGCAAGCAGAAATGGCACGTAAATATGGTATTGAAGGTTTTTGTTATTGGCATTACTGGTTTGGGGGGGGGAAGCGAATATTAGAAAAGACTTTCGACGAGGTTTTAAATAGTAAAGAACCAGATTTTCCATTTTGTCTTGCTTGGGCGAATGAAACATGGACTGGTACATGGCATGGTTTGAAGGATCAAATATTGATGGAGCAACAATATTTAGGTGAGGATGATTATAGAAAACATTTTGAATTAGTTTTACCAGCTTTTAAAGATACTCGGTACATTACTGTGGACGATAAGCCAATATTTTTATTATATCGGCCGCTCGATTTTAAGGATGTGTCAATTTTTATTAAACTCTGGAATACCTGGGCAAAGGAAGAGGGGTTAAATGGTGTATATTTTATTGGTCAAGTTACAACCCCCGTGGATATACCTCGTGTTCTTGAGTGTGGATTTGATGCGGTCAATGCGGTTCGATTGACTGAATACATGAGATTAAAAACATCGATTATCGAGCGTGGTTTAATTAAAGTTTCCGGAAGTTTAAGAAAATTCAAATATGAAGATTTTTTGCCATATTTCACAGGGAAGGAAGATAGGGAAATCAATTGTATCCCGACGCTAATTCCAAATTGGGACCACTCTCCCCGAAGCGGAAAACGCGCTTTGATACTTACCGAATCTAATCCTCAATTATTTGGAAAACATGTAAACGATGTTTTTAAAAATATTGCTCATAAGCCACAGGACAAAAGAATTGCTTTTATTAAATCGTGGAATGAATGGGGGGAAGGGAATTATTTAGAGCCAGATATGGTTTATGGATTAGGTTACTTGGAAGAATTAAAATTACAATTAGAGAAACTTTAA
- a CDS encoding glycosyltransferase, protein MRILFVTSNLLNAKNGGWQCSNRNFESIKELSSVIDTYHVVPNSTELNIQGIFMGIKNILGFYSGGINKNHIELIKKQISQKNYQVIFFDSSVYGRLVKEIKKDFPHIRLISFFHNVETDFIKKLVYSGSLFHILRIPSCFLNEFLTTKWSDQLICLTEEDGGLIKKLYGRNEITKIPISFKASEIENKHSKPSNENVLSILFVGSFFYANVQGIKWFIDNVKLPLNSRLLIVGKDMDQLSKYVANMENVEIHSNVDNLSEYYHRAHVVVCPLFYGGGMKVKVAEALMYGKKIIGTDLAFYGYKANQCRSMNQVSTAEEFIRCIEMLNPEEKYFEESVGHFNRYFSYTATLKLFREVLIKE, encoded by the coding sequence ATGAGAATACTATTTGTTACTTCAAATTTACTAAATGCTAAAAATGGAGGTTGGCAATGTTCAAACCGAAATTTTGAGTCGATAAAAGAATTGTCTTCTGTAATAGATACATATCATGTAGTACCAAATAGTACTGAGCTAAACATTCAAGGTATTTTCATGGGTATTAAGAATATCCTTGGATTTTATTCCGGAGGGATAAATAAGAACCATATTGAATTAATAAAAAAGCAGATTTCTCAGAAGAACTATCAAGTAATTTTTTTTGACAGTTCTGTATATGGAAGGCTGGTAAAAGAAATAAAAAAAGATTTTCCTCATATTAGATTAATTTCATTTTTTCATAATGTTGAGACAGATTTTATAAAAAAACTAGTTTATTCGGGAAGTCTTTTCCATATACTTCGTATTCCCTCCTGTTTTCTAAATGAATTTCTTACTACTAAATGGTCAGATCAATTGATCTGTCTTACTGAGGAAGATGGGGGGCTCATAAAAAAGTTATATGGGAGAAATGAAATAACAAAAATACCTATTTCATTTAAAGCTTCGGAAATTGAGAATAAGCATTCAAAACCTAGTAATGAGAATGTTCTTTCGATCCTTTTTGTTGGTAGTTTTTTTTATGCTAATGTTCAGGGAATTAAATGGTTTATAGATAATGTAAAGTTGCCATTAAATTCAAGGTTACTAATTGTAGGGAAAGATATGGACCAGCTTAGTAAATATGTCGCTAATATGGAAAATGTAGAAATTCATAGCAATGTGGATAATTTATCTGAGTATTATCATCGTGCACATGTGGTAGTATGTCCTTTATTTTATGGAGGGGGAATGAAGGTTAAAGTTGCTGAAGCGCTTATGTATGGGAAAAAAATAATTGGAACTGATTTGGCATTCTATGGCTATAAGGCAAATCAATGTCGTTCTATGAATCAAGTATCGACGGCGGAAGAGTTTATTCGATGTATAGAAATGCTAAATCCTGAAGAAAAATATTTCGAAGAAAGTGTTGGTCATTTTAATAGATATTTCTCTTATACTGCTACATTAAAATTGTTTCGCGAAGTATTAATAAAGGAATAA
- a CDS encoding EpsG family protein, with protein MYIYFIVLFLASIAAFFFDITKKKIFWIISLVIVVAFAGLRYYVGIDYESYTLIFLTIADSSTEPAFRLINLIISVLGLNVQWVFIISSFITFLLFYKGIEKYSTDIFLSVFLLLFCGFFVESLNIVRQYIAISLFFYSIQYVVSKNFAKYIFWILLAACFHYSAILLIAVYFILDIEVGKWWYLILFVAFVLPFVFPIASILGLIPGYDVYFSSTGAEREDNGSANLGIGFLSKLLIGGVCLYYYDRIIDASKESRLFLNGFFVYLFLLSFFRDFIVMVRLGYYFHIFLILLIPEFVKIFEKKSLPVVYIFILMYGLLILTISISNPETKLIPYDFTMDFLK; from the coding sequence ATGTATATTTATTTCATCGTTTTATTTCTAGCTTCTATAGCAGCTTTCTTTTTTGACATAACAAAAAAGAAGATTTTTTGGATTATTTCATTAGTTATAGTTGTCGCGTTTGCTGGCCTCAGATATTATGTCGGTATAGATTATGAAAGTTATACTTTAATCTTTTTGACCATCGCGGATTCCTCGACTGAACCCGCATTTAGATTAATCAATTTAATAATATCTGTTTTGGGATTAAATGTTCAATGGGTCTTTATTATTTCTTCTTTTATAACATTTTTACTTTTTTATAAGGGTATAGAAAAATATTCAACAGATATTTTTTTGTCCGTTTTTTTGCTATTGTTTTGTGGTTTTTTTGTTGAAAGTTTAAATATAGTTAGACAATACATTGCGATATCTTTATTTTTCTATAGTATACAATATGTAGTTAGTAAAAATTTTGCAAAATATATATTTTGGATTTTATTAGCCGCTTGTTTCCATTACAGTGCAATTCTTTTAATTGCGGTATATTTTATTTTGGATATCGAAGTTGGAAAGTGGTGGTATCTAATTTTGTTTGTGGCCTTTGTCCTGCCTTTTGTTTTTCCAATTGCTTCTATTCTTGGTTTAATACCAGGGTATGATGTTTATTTTTCGAGTACGGGAGCTGAACGTGAGGATAATGGGAGTGCTAATCTAGGAATTGGTTTTTTGTCAAAGCTACTTATTGGTGGTGTATGTTTGTATTATTATGATAGGATTATAGATGCCTCAAAAGAATCGCGTTTGTTTTTGAATGGTTTTTTTGTTTATTTATTTTTGCTTAGTTTTTTTCGCGATTTTATAGTTATGGTTCGTTTAGGATACTATTTTCATATATTCCTAATTCTATTAATACCTGAATTCGTCAAGATTTTTGAGAAAAAATCTCTTCCAGTAGTGTATATTTTCATTTTAATGTACGGACTACTTATTCTTACTATAAGTATTTCAAATCCCGAAACGAAGTTAATTCCTTATGATTTTACAATGGATTTTTTAAAGTAA
- a CDS encoding glycosyltransferase family 4 protein has translation MMKDIVFVTPQVKTGGGNRVFFELANILVDEYNVKVIFPNNSEEKHTFEVDERIQFISIGDVATTHLDKIKNVINTFFYLNKHERNSNIIISDPIMAVFSFILSAKFVYRFVQADDFNMFNDRMIIRSQTLLYIYKFLTRLSFRYKYKFIFNSLYSYGQFCKYNKGFKEPPLIVHPALNHSIFNVSHKKGRNGKMKQLCLVARKHPLKGLQIFIDAWKRLSVSYKDKINKVVLITHDDLNNYDVSDFSVINPTSDTEIAEILCVSDIFISTSLNEGFGLPPLEAMACGSGVIISDSGGVREFAQHDFNCLMFPAGNVDKLVEQLKCILNDEVKLESIQRNGLITADQFGWESSAKKLVEILAQPYEQGNI, from the coding sequence ATGATGAAAGATATTGTTTTTGTAACACCACAAGTTAAGACAGGTGGGGGGAATAGAGTTTTTTTTGAGCTGGCTAACATATTAGTGGATGAATATAATGTTAAAGTGATATTTCCTAATAATTCGGAGGAAAAACATACATTCGAGGTGGATGAGAGAATCCAATTTATAAGTATTGGAGATGTTGCTACTACTCATTTAGATAAGATAAAGAATGTTATTAATACATTTTTTTATTTAAATAAGCATGAGCGTAACTCTAATATTATAATTTCTGATCCCATTATGGCAGTATTTAGCTTCATATTGAGTGCTAAGTTCGTATACCGTTTTGTGCAAGCAGACGATTTTAATATGTTTAACGATCGTATGATTATCCGAAGCCAGACCTTATTGTATATATACAAATTTTTGACTCGCCTTTCTTTTAGATATAAGTATAAATTTATTTTCAATTCTCTATACTCTTACGGACAGTTCTGCAAATATAATAAGGGTTTTAAAGAACCTCCTTTGATTGTTCATCCTGCCCTCAACCATTCGATATTTAATGTTTCACATAAAAAGGGTCGGAATGGCAAAATGAAACAACTATGTTTAGTTGCTCGTAAACACCCGTTGAAGGGATTGCAAATTTTTATCGACGCATGGAAGAGGCTCTCAGTCTCCTATAAAGATAAAATTAATAAAGTTGTTTTGATCACACATGATGATCTTAACAACTATGATGTTTCTGATTTTTCGGTGATAAATCCAACATCGGATACAGAGATCGCGGAAATCTTATGTGTATCCGATATTTTTATTTCCACCTCGTTAAATGAAGGATTCGGACTTCCTCCACTTGAAGCGATGGCTTGTGGCAGCGGTGTAATAATAAGTGATTCGGGAGGGGTGAGGGAGTTTGCTCAACATGATTTTAATTGTTTGATGTTCCCTGCGGGAAATGTTGATAAATTAGTGGAGCAGCTTAAGTGTATTTTGAATGATGAAGTTAAATTGGAGAGCATTCAAAGAAACGGTTTGATTACTGCCGATCAGTTTGGATGGGAGTCATCCGCGAAGAAATTGGTAGAAATATTAGCGCAGCCTTATGAGCAAGGGAATATATAA
- a CDS encoding glycosyltransferase family 2 protein produces MSKGIYNGKKIITASIVLYQNNEIILKEAICSFLNTRMDIHLFLVDNSPSDGLKSIFEDERLSYIHNPSNPGFGAGHNIALKLAIQQGATYHLILNPDVYYAEGVLEELTDYMEKNADIGNIMPKVLYPNNEIQRLCKLLPTPYDWIGRRFNPFKKMVEKRNDLFELRFTGYDRIMDVPYLSGCFMYLRISALKEIGLFDEGIFMYGEETDLCRRLIDGAYRTVFYPKVHIYHHFEKGSHKSWRLTKIGMQSAIYYFNKWGWFFDRKRRLINKDILRKINSQK; encoded by the coding sequence ATGAGCAAGGGAATATATAATGGGAAAAAGATAATAACAGCCTCGATAGTTCTTTATCAGAATAATGAAATAATACTTAAGGAGGCAATTTGTTCATTTCTGAACACGAGAATGGATATTCACCTCTTTTTAGTAGATAATTCTCCGTCGGACGGACTAAAGAGTATTTTTGAGGATGAAAGGCTCTCCTACATACATAATCCATCAAACCCTGGATTTGGGGCTGGGCATAATATTGCATTGAAATTGGCTATTCAGCAAGGGGCGACATATCATCTTATTTTAAACCCTGATGTTTATTACGCCGAAGGTGTGTTGGAAGAATTAACTGATTATATGGAGAAGAATGCAGATATTGGCAATATTATGCCTAAGGTACTCTATCCGAATAATGAGATCCAGCGGCTCTGCAAGCTGCTGCCTACACCCTACGATTGGATAGGCAGAAGATTCAATCCTTTTAAAAAGATGGTCGAAAAGAGAAATGATCTTTTTGAACTCAGATTTACTGGATACGACCGTATTATGGATGTGCCCTACTTATCGGGATGTTTTATGTATCTACGAATCTCGGCATTGAAAGAAATCGGTCTTTTTGACGAAGGTATATTTATGTATGGTGAAGAGACCGACTTGTGTAGACGTTTAATAGATGGGGCGTATCGCACTGTTTTCTATCCGAAAGTTCATATCTATCATCATTTTGAAAAAGGGTCACACAAATCTTGGCGGTTAACTAAAATCGGAATGCAGTCTGCGATTTATTACTTTAATAAATGGGGGTGGTTTTTTGATCGGAAAAGACGTTTAATCAATAAAGATATTCTCAGGAAAATCAATTCTCAAAAATAA
- a CDS encoding 3'-5' exonuclease has translation MQSELSFTAIDFETATANQNSACAVGLVVVEQGIIVEEFYSLIQPPNNQYMWQTTRVHGIRPRDTVEAPTFKDLFPRIFPLINSRIMVAHNELFDRGVLRKTMNYYNLPYDHLGLMEKWECTFKIYQGKGFKPARLNACCEVLGIELNHHEALSDARACAQLYLRHEGIPSLV, from the coding sequence ATGCAATCAGAATTAAGTTTTACAGCAATAGATTTTGAAACAGCTACAGCAAATCAGAATTCAGCCTGCGCTGTGGGCCTGGTTGTTGTAGAGCAGGGAATTATTGTTGAAGAATTCTATTCCTTGATACAGCCTCCCAACAACCAGTATATGTGGCAGACCACACGTGTGCATGGGATTCGGCCTCGTGATACGGTTGAGGCTCCAACATTCAAAGACTTATTTCCACGGATTTTTCCTCTTATTAATAGTCGGATTATGGTGGCCCATAATGAATTGTTTGATCGTGGTGTGTTGCGTAAGACGATGAATTATTATAATTTACCTTATGATCATCTTGGGCTGATGGAAAAATGGGAGTGTACATTCAAAATTTACCAAGGAAAGGGATTTAAACCTGCACGCCTAAATGCCTGCTGTGAAGTGCTCGGGATTGAGCTTAATCACCATGAAGCTCTTTCGGATGCTCGGGCTTGTGCACAATTATATCTTCGCCACGAGGGTATCCCTTCTTTGGTCTGA
- a CDS encoding MraY family glycosyltransferase, with product MEYIFTIITLFVAELIYFKIADRYNIIDKPNERSSHTSITLRGGGIIFYIAIAIFFIASGFQYPWFMFGLTLMCLVSILDDISEVSTRMRLLVHFGAVLSMAYQMGVFGLPWYYLLMTFTVVVGVINAYNFMDGINGITAIYSFVIGLLLLFVNHTVNFIEQDFLIYALLGIAVFGFFNFRNKAICFAGDVGSIGIAYILFFALGLLILKTGDFLYILFLGIYGIDTVWTILRRIYLGENIAEGHRTHLYQYLSNEVGYNRLKVASAYAVLQLILGGFVIFFTQFESNVEWWFAIFALTILSTVYIIVKNYIITNYPVKKKEERPLDVLKTGVTYELERKKIS from the coding sequence ATGGAGTATATTTTTACCATTATAACACTATTTGTAGCCGAGCTTATTTATTTTAAGATTGCAGATCGATATAATATCATTGATAAACCAAATGAACGGTCTTCACATACTAGTATTACGTTGAGGGGAGGTGGTATTATTTTTTATATTGCTATCGCTATATTTTTTATTGCATCGGGATTTCAATATCCTTGGTTTATGTTTGGGCTGACGCTAATGTGTTTGGTTTCAATTCTTGATGATATTTCGGAAGTCAGTACTCGAATGCGTCTTTTGGTTCACTTTGGCGCTGTCTTATCAATGGCTTATCAAATGGGGGTTTTTGGTCTTCCCTGGTATTATTTATTAATGACGTTTACGGTTGTTGTAGGAGTCATCAATGCCTATAATTTCATGGATGGAATCAACGGGATTACTGCAATTTACAGTTTTGTGATAGGGCTTCTACTTCTATTTGTTAATCATACCGTTAACTTTATTGAGCAAGATTTTCTAATATATGCGCTCTTGGGAATAGCGGTATTCGGTTTTTTTAATTTCCGTAATAAAGCAATATGTTTTGCGGGTGATGTTGGCTCTATTGGGATAGCGTATATTTTATTCTTTGCGCTGGGTTTGCTGATTTTGAAAACCGGAGATTTCCTTTATATTTTATTTTTAGGAATTTATGGAATTGATACTGTTTGGACGATTCTTCGGCGTATATATTTGGGAGAGAATATTGCTGAGGGACATCGGACACACCTGTACCAATATTTATCGAATGAGGTTGGATATAATCGGCTAAAAGTTGCAAGCGCCTATGCTGTGCTTCAATTGATATTGGGCGGTTTTGTAATCTTTTTTACACAATTTGAATCTAACGTGGAATGGTGGTTTGCTATTTTTGCATTGACAATTCTAAGTACAGTTTACATTATTGTAAAGAACTATATCATAACTAACTATCCGGTTAAGAAGAAAGAAGAACGTCCTTTGGATGTTTTGAAGACGGGAGTGACTTATGAGTTGGAACGTAAGAAAATTTCATAA
- a CDS encoding WxcM-like domain-containing protein, whose amino-acid sequence MIKYINGGIAKDERGEIRFVNDFEMTGIKRFYIIKNADTELVRGWRGHRLGQRWFYVLSGSFSIDVVKIDDWEHTSRDLNVENHVLSASHSGLLYLPKGYATAIRALEAGSELLTYADQSLTESISDDYTFSLDYFINRR is encoded by the coding sequence ATGATTAAGTACATAAATGGAGGAATTGCGAAAGACGAACGCGGCGAAATACGCTTCGTCAACGATTTTGAGATGACAGGCATTAAGCGTTTTTATATAATTAAAAATGCAGATACTGAATTGGTGCGGGGCTGGAGAGGTCATCGATTGGGGCAGCGCTGGTTTTATGTCTTGTCGGGATCGTTTTCTATAGATGTAGTGAAAATAGATGACTGGGAACATACTTCGAGAGACTTAAATGTGGAAAACCATGTTTTAAGTGCTTCACATTCAGGCTTACTTTATTTGCCCAAAGGTTATGCAACTGCTATTCGTGCATTAGAAGCCGGAAGTGAATTATTAACTTATGCTGATCAGTCGTTGACAGAGTCTATTAGTGATGACTATACCTTTTCCTTGGATTATTTCATAAACCGTCGATAA
- a CDS encoding adenylyltransferase/cytidyltransferase family protein, translating into MINLPARGMRIGITFSAFDLLHAGHIKMLEDAKRQCDYLICGLQTDPTLDRPEKNKPAQTVVERYIQLKGCKYVDQIVPYATEQDLEDILRSFKIDVRIVGDEYREKSFTGRSYCEEKGIELYFNSRDHRFSSSGLRKIVAEANLEDETGLKLFKTDN; encoded by the coding sequence ATGATAAACTTACCGGCTAGAGGCATGCGTATTGGAATAACGTTTAGTGCATTTGATCTCCTGCATGCGGGGCACATTAAGATGCTTGAAGACGCGAAAAGACAATGTGATTATTTGATTTGTGGATTACAAACTGATCCGACATTGGACCGTCCAGAAAAAAATAAACCCGCTCAGACCGTAGTGGAAAGGTATATTCAGCTTAAAGGCTGTAAGTACGTCGACCAAATTGTCCCTTACGCAACGGAACAGGATCTGGAAGATATCCTGCGCTCATTTAAGATAGATGTTCGCATCGTAGGCGATGAATATCGGGAGAAAAGCTTTACTGGAAGATCCTATTGTGAGGAAAAGGGGATTGAGTTGTATTTTAACAGCCGGGACCACCGGTTCTCCAGTTCGGGTTTACGTAAGATTGTGGCAGAAGCAAATCTAGAAGATGAGACAGGGTTAAAATTATTTAAAACAGATAATTAG
- a CDS encoding adenylyltransferase/cytidyltransferase family protein: MKIGITFGVFDLLHAGHIMMLEEAKRHCDYLIVGLNTDPSEVFPEKAKPTQTIVERYIQLDGCRYVDEIIPYETEQDLIDMIKALPIHIRIIGEEYRDTDFSGRTYCVEENIEIYYNKRTHRFSSAGLRKVVADKEAEKE, translated from the coding sequence ATGAAAATAGGAATCACTTTTGGTGTTTTTGATTTATTGCATGCAGGACATATTATGATGCTGGAGGAGGCAAAGCGGCATTGCGATTATTTAATTGTAGGACTTAATACAGATCCCTCAGAGGTATTTCCCGAAAAGGCAAAGCCTACGCAGACTATTGTCGAACGCTATATTCAATTGGATGGTTGTCGTTATGTCGATGAAATCATTCCGTATGAAACTGAGCAGGATCTTATTGATATGATCAAGGCCTTGCCGATCCACATACGTATTATTGGCGAAGAATATCGGGATACCGATTTTTCTGGTCGTACTTATTGTGTCGAAGAAAATATAGAGATCTATTATAACAAACGGACGCATCGTTTTTCAAGTGCAGGCTTGCGTAAAGTTGTCGCTGATAAAGAGGCGGAGAAAGAGTAA
- a CDS encoding mannose-1-phosphate guanylyltransferase yields the protein MSNIIHVVLTGGVGSRLWPLSRKSYPKQYLDLFKDGSLFEMTVKRNQSLCGQVIVVGNCDNHSLSREVMENNKIDYIDIVEATPRNTAAAIAFAAFAAQPDDILIVTPSDHVIVGEQAYADAIKAGIEKANKGYIVTFGIQPTRPETGYGYIEYKDDKVLSFREKPNQDTAEDFIERGNFLWNSGMFCFRADTFLTELQTFEPKVYATAFNAWQHRQDGELDLQLSKEIPSISIDYAVMERSKKIRVVATSFQWSDLGSFESMYDYLKQTGHPVDENGNMVIGTDVYTAFVGLRDSILVHTKDAILVLQKEKSQDVKKIYNTLERHQSKLID from the coding sequence ATGAGTAATATTATACATGTCGTTTTAACGGGAGGAGTAGGCAGCCGGTTATGGCCTCTTTCCCGTAAAAGTTATCCTAAACAATACCTTGATTTATTTAAGGATGGTTCATTGTTTGAGATGACTGTTAAGCGTAATCAATCCTTATGTGGACAGGTTATTGTTGTCGGCAACTGTGATAACCATAGTCTGAGCCGTGAAGTCATGGAGAACAATAAGATAGACTATATTGATATTGTCGAAGCGACGCCCCGGAACACGGCTGCAGCAATTGCATTTGCGGCTTTTGCGGCGCAGCCCGATGATATTTTAATTGTGACTCCGTCCGATCATGTCATCGTAGGGGAACAGGCTTATGCAGACGCCATCAAAGCCGGGATAGAAAAAGCCAACAAAGGGTATATTGTTACATTTGGTATACAGCCGACCCGCCCAGAGACTGGATATGGCTACATCGAATATAAGGATGATAAGGTGTTATCATTTCGTGAGAAACCCAATCAGGATACGGCGGAAGATTTTATTGAACGTGGCAACTTTCTCTGGAATTCGGGTATGTTTTGTTTTCGGGCGGATACGTTTTTGACTGAACTACAGACGTTCGAGCCTAAGGTATATGCGACTGCTTTTAATGCTTGGCAACATCGTCAGGATGGCGAGCTAGATTTGCAATTGTCTAAAGAGATTCCATCGATTTCCATCGATTATGCTGTAATGGAACGGTCAAAGAAAATTCGTGTCGTTGCGACTAGCTTTCAATGGTCGGACTTAGGTTCTTTCGAATCGATGTATGACTATTTAAAACAAACGGGTCATCCTGTTGATGAAAATGGGAATATGGTCATTGGTACGGATGTTTATACTGCTTTTGTTGGGTTACGGGATAGTATACTTGTGCATACCAAGGATGCTATTCTGGTCTTGCAGAAAGAGAAATCCCAAGATGTCAAAAAAATATATAATACGCTTGAGCGTCATCAATCCAAATTGATTGACTAA